One region of Ananas comosus cultivar F153 linkage group 9, ASM154086v1, whole genome shotgun sequence genomic DNA includes:
- the LOC109715890 gene encoding nuclear transcription factor Y subunit A-10-like isoform X1, with the protein MSFKVHEGVGQVSFNLQNNGNPIPWWIGTQPLHGASFGQFKSLNEKNTMGEEGYLGPAIPVKVTGDATEFSLSQGSINTEKKGAKFSQPLENLTLQSPLPEYVGHFDSGLGHSTVYSSFSYADQCCGLYTSYGTQAMNGRMLLPLSMTADEPIYVNAKQFHGILRRRRARAKAARENKLIKVRKPYLHKSRHLHAMRRARGSGGRFLNTKKLNGEPNPGGADRKAKIGPATSPSSEVLQSDSLNRSSGSSISGSEVSSLSLYAREEVDQFNFIEHLPPSILHPTENKLNRDNNNIITNKWAAAADNCCSLLKV; encoded by the exons ATGAGCTTCAAAGTCCATGAAGGAGTTGGTCAAGTTTCTTTTAATCTGCAAAATAATGGGAATCCAATTCCCTGGTGGATTGGAACTCAACCACTCCATGGGGCAAGTTTTGGGCAATTTAAGTCCTTAAATGAGAAGAATACAATGGGAGAGGAGGGCTATTTGGGGCCAGCAATACCAGTGAAAGTTACAGGTGATGCTACTGAGTTCTCACTATCTCAAG GAAGTATAAATACAGAAAAGAAAGGAGCAAAATTTTCGCAACCTTTGGAAAATCTCACTCTACAATCACCATTACCTGAATATGTAGGCCATTTTGACTCCGGGCTCGGTCACTCTACg GTGTATTCCAGTTTTTCTTATGCTGATCAATGTTGTGGGCTATACACCTCTTATGGAACTCAAGCAATG AATGGTCGCATGCTTTTACCTCTGAGTATGACGGCGGACGAACCGATCTACGTGAATGCGAAGCAGTTTCATGGTATCCTGCGTCGACGCCGAGCTCGCGCTAAGGCCGCGAGGGAGAACAAGCTGATCAAAGTTAGAAAG CCCTATCTTCACAAGTCGCGCCATCTTCATGCGATGCGTCGAGCAAGGGGCTCCGGCGGTCGGTTTCTCAACACAAAGAAGCTAAATGGCGAACCAAATCCAGGCGGTGCCGACCGCAAGGCGAAAATTGGGCCCGCCACGTCTCCAAGCTCTGAAGTCCTTCAGTCAGACAGTCTCAACAGAAGCAGCGGCTCGAGCATATCAGGATCGGAAGTTTCAAGCTTGAGCTTATACGCCCGAGAAGAAGTCGACCAATTCAATTTCATCGAGCATCTCCCCCCATCCATCCTTCATCCGACGGAAAACAAGCTAAACAGAGATAACAACAACATTATCACCAACAAATGGGCTGCAGCAGCTGACAACTGCTGCAGCCTCCTCAAAGTTTGA
- the LOC109715890 gene encoding nuclear transcription factor Y subunit A-7-like isoform X2, which yields MSFKVHEGVGQVSFNLQNNGNPIPWWIGTQPLHGASFGQFKSLNEKNTMGEEGYLGPAIPVKVTGSINTEKKGAKFSQPLENLTLQSPLPEYVGHFDSGLGHSTVYSSFSYADQCCGLYTSYGTQAMNGRMLLPLSMTADEPIYVNAKQFHGILRRRRARAKAARENKLIKVRKPYLHKSRHLHAMRRARGSGGRFLNTKKLNGEPNPGGADRKAKIGPATSPSSEVLQSDSLNRSSGSSISGSEVSSLSLYAREEVDQFNFIEHLPPSILHPTENKLNRDNNNIITNKWAAAADNCCSLLKV from the exons ATGAGCTTCAAAGTCCATGAAGGAGTTGGTCAAGTTTCTTTTAATCTGCAAAATAATGGGAATCCAATTCCCTGGTGGATTGGAACTCAACCACTCCATGGGGCAAGTTTTGGGCAATTTAAGTCCTTAAATGAGAAGAATACAATGGGAGAGGAGGGCTATTTGGGGCCAGCAATACCAGTGAAAGTTACAG GAAGTATAAATACAGAAAAGAAAGGAGCAAAATTTTCGCAACCTTTGGAAAATCTCACTCTACAATCACCATTACCTGAATATGTAGGCCATTTTGACTCCGGGCTCGGTCACTCTACg GTGTATTCCAGTTTTTCTTATGCTGATCAATGTTGTGGGCTATACACCTCTTATGGAACTCAAGCAATG AATGGTCGCATGCTTTTACCTCTGAGTATGACGGCGGACGAACCGATCTACGTGAATGCGAAGCAGTTTCATGGTATCCTGCGTCGACGCCGAGCTCGCGCTAAGGCCGCGAGGGAGAACAAGCTGATCAAAGTTAGAAAG CCCTATCTTCACAAGTCGCGCCATCTTCATGCGATGCGTCGAGCAAGGGGCTCCGGCGGTCGGTTTCTCAACACAAAGAAGCTAAATGGCGAACCAAATCCAGGCGGTGCCGACCGCAAGGCGAAAATTGGGCCCGCCACGTCTCCAAGCTCTGAAGTCCTTCAGTCAGACAGTCTCAACAGAAGCAGCGGCTCGAGCATATCAGGATCGGAAGTTTCAAGCTTGAGCTTATACGCCCGAGAAGAAGTCGACCAATTCAATTTCATCGAGCATCTCCCCCCATCCATCCTTCATCCGACGGAAAACAAGCTAAACAGAGATAACAACAACATTATCACCAACAAATGGGCTGCAGCAGCTGACAACTGCTGCAGCCTCCTCAAAGTTTGA
- the LOC109715543 gene encoding RNA-binding protein CP33, chloroplastic, producing MATAAFRSLLHTILTLPSRSPLSKPYPNPFPLPLSDSHLPKPKKLLSIDANLLSLFPLLPSPPRLLPLFASSSAAYSEEDGAGDELGDEGDELFSELKSPPATHESGRLYVGNLPFSMTSAQLAEIFGEAGTVDTVEVIYDRVTDRSRGFAFVTMATVEEANEAIRMFDGSQVGGRTVKVNFPEVPRGGEREVMGPKIRSGARGFIDSPHKVYAGNLGWSLTSQALREAFSSQPGLLGAKIIFDRDTGRSRGFGFVSFASAEEAQAAIEAMNGVEVEGRPLRLSPAAGRPPASPSPESATQAEVEEGVLQSSPSY from the exons ATGGCGACCGCTGCGTTTCGCTCCCTTCTCCACACCATCCTCACCCTCCCCTCTCGTTCCCCCCTCTCCAAACCCTACCCCaaccctttccctctccctctctccgatTCCCATCTCCCCAAACCCAAGAAGCTCCTCTCCATCGATGCAaacctcctctccctctttcccctcctcccctctccgcctcgcctcctccccctcttcgcctcctcctccgccgcgtaCTCGGAGGAGGATGGCGCCGGAGACGAGCTCGGGGACGAAGGAGACGAGCTCTTCTCGGAGCTGAAGTCGCCTCCGGCGACCCATGAAAGCGGGCGCCTATACGTTGGCAACCTCCCCTTCTCCATGACCTCGGCTCAGCTCGCCGAAATCTTCGGCGAGGCCGGCACCGTCGACACCGTCGAA GTGATTTACGACCGAGTCACCGATCGGAGCCGGGGATTTGCATTCGTTACCATGGCCACGGTCGAGGAAGCAAATGAAGCTATTAGGATGTTTGATGGATCA CAAGTGGGAGGGCGGACTGTGAAGGTGAACTTCCCGGAGGTGCCGAGGGGAGGGGAGAGGGAAGTCATGGGACCGAAGATTAGGAGCGGGGCTCGTGGGTTCATTGACAGCCCTCACAAGGTATACGCCGGAAATTTGGGGTGGAGTTTAACCTCTCAGGCCCTTAGGGAAGCCTTTTCGTCCCAGCCTGGGCTGCTTGGAGCCAAGATCATCTTTGACAGGGACACAGGGAGGTCGAGGGGCTTCGGCTTTGTTTCCTTTGCTTCGGCTGAAGAAGCCCAGGCTGCTATTGAGGCCATGAATGGAGTG GAGGTCGAAGGAAGGCCACTTCGCTTAAGCCCTGCTGCGGGGAGGCCGCCAGCTAGTCCTTCACCAGAATCTGCAACGCAGGCGGAGGTCGAAGAAGGTGTATTGCAATCAAGTCCTAGCTACTGA
- the LOC109715891 gene encoding uncharacterized protein LOC109715891 translates to MGAFASSLFPSSSSEPPQTLPSAMESPSPPPPPPPRPNPEPDQQSEAQIPSEEPNPSCEDEEKQGGEGEVVVEEEEEEEEEAECGFCLFMKEGGCKDPFIAWEECVKDAENSGEDVVEKCAKATVLLKKCMDAHADYYEPLLRAEKAMADAVANDADSERREEEKLPEPEIEIEKCEHRGFPPSKLP, encoded by the exons ATGGGCGCTTTTGCTTCCTCTCTCTTCCCATCCTCTTCCTCGGAGCCCCCACAAACCCTACCCTCCGCAATGGAgtccccatctcctcctcctcctcctccccctcgtcCAAATCCCGAACCCGATCAACAATCCGAAGCTCAAATCCCCTCGGAGGAACCAAATCCCTCCTGCGAGGATGAAGAGAAGcagggaggagagggagaggtggtggtggaggaagaagaagaagaagaggaagaggcggagTGTGGGTTTTGCTTGTTCATGAAGGAAGGGGGTTGCAAGGATCCGTTCATAGCGTGGGAGGAGTGCGTCAAGGACGCGGAGAACAGCGGCGAGGACGTGGTGGAGAAGTGCGCCAAGGCCACCGTGCTTCTGAAGAAGTGTATGGACGCCCATGCCGACTACTACGAGCCCCTGCTCAGGGCGGAGAAGGCCATGGCCGACGCCGTCGCCAACGATGCTGATTCGGAGCGACGCGAAGAGGAGAAGCTCCCGGAACCGGAAATCGAGATCGAAAAGTGTGAG CACAGAGGATTTCCACCATCAAAACTACCCTGA